The Naumannella cuiyingiana DNA window GCGACGAAGCCGAAGCCGTCGCCGCCTCCGACCTCGGCCAGCGCATTCGCATTCCACGATCCACCGATCAGGAACACGCCCTCCCCCGCCGAGAACTTCGCCACCGCGTCGTCGGGGCTGATGCCGTCATAGCCCTCGACGACGTAGCCCTGCTCGACCCACTGCCGCATGATGGATGCCGTCTCGAGATTCGCCGGGTTCGCATAGTTCTCCCCGCTTCCGGTGATCCAGGCGCGGGTCGCGTCGGGCGCCTGGAACGCCGACTGCACGACCGAGAAGACCTGGTTCGCCGGGTACTTGCTCGAGTTGCCGAGCATCAGCGGCACCTTGCCCGCGGCCTTGGCGGCAGCGAGCGCCTGCTGGAACTCCTCGAAGGTCTTGGGCGGGGTGGTGATGCCGAGCTTCTCCAGCTCGCTGCGGTTGTAGAAGACGCCGACGAACTCGTCGACCGGCGATACGCCGTAGAGGGCGCCCTCGCCGAACGCGGCGCCCCCCTCGGTCCAGCGGAACTGCTCCAGCGTGGCCGCGCCGAACTGTTCCTCCCAGCCGTAGGCCGCCGCCACATCATCGAGATTGCGGATCAGGCCGGCCTCGACGAGAGCGCCGTCGACGGCGTAGCCCTGGTTGCCCTGCACCACATCGGGCGCGCCTTCGCTGCTCACCACGTTGACGACCGTCTTCATCAGGTCGTCGAAGCCCTTCACGGTGATCCGGACGTCCACGTTCGGATAGCGCTCCTCGTAGAGCGGCTCGAGCGCCGCGAGGGTCCCCTCCTCACCGGAGTCGGCGAGGACATCGAGCGTGGTCTCGCCGAGCGCCGCGACCTCCTCGACGGTCACGGGCGCGGTGATCGCCGGGCCTCCCTCCTGCGGTGCGGACGGGCCGGAGGCGCCGGGCACGCAGGCGGACAGCAGCAGGGTGGCCCCACTGGCCACGATGAGTGCCGCGCGGGGCAGTCGGTGCTTCATTGCTCCTCCAGGGCTTACGGGTGTCAACTCTGACAAACCAATTAGACCAGATGATTCGCTCCTGCGCCATAGATGGCGCGAAGCGTTCATTGGTACGCTGCCCCCATGGCTCCCCGTGCACCGGCCCGAGCGGACGGCGGCTCCGA harbors:
- a CDS encoding ABC transporter substrate-binding protein, which translates into the protein MKHRLPRAALIVASGATLLLSACVPGASGPSAPQEGGPAITAPVTVEEVAALGETTLDVLADSGEEGTLAALEPLYEERYPNVDVRITVKGFDDLMKTVVNVVSSEGAPDVVQGNQGYAVDGALVEAGLIRNLDDVAAAYGWEEQFGAATLEQFRWTEGGAAFGEGALYGVSPVDEFVGVFYNRSELEKLGITTPPKTFEEFQQALAAAKAAGKVPLMLGNSSKYPANQVFSVVQSAFQAPDATRAWITGSGENYANPANLETASIMRQWVEQGYVVEGYDGISPDDAVAKFSAGEGVFLIGGSWNANALAEVGGGDGFGFVAPPVGAGGERTGPGSLGLGWHINAGTQKLPAAVAFVAMLNDPSFAQQLADLNRIPVAADGVTAPNQLFADAMTAAGEIRAGGGATFFVDWATPTMADTAGSRLQELLAGRITPQEYVNAVQADWTDFQEQRATGR